From a region of the Dehalococcoidia bacterium genome:
- a CDS encoding FAD-binding oxidoreductase, with amino-acid sequence MAIAQRPLTSTQDPAVKAFAARIAGDVILPEDDAYDAARTVFTLVDRRPGIIVRVADAPDVAEAVRFARAQGMEIAVRSGGHSVIGAGVVDDAVVIDMSGLKNFRIDPKNETVWVQPAVTTGDFAPAAAELGFALTTGDASTVGLGGLTLGGGIGWLVRKHGLTIDHLLAAEVVTAEGEIVRATETQNADLFWALRGGGGNFGIVTAFEFRLERLAMIYGGALVLPATPEVLRGYLDYARHAPDELTTITMVMGAPPAPFIPEDKVGELSLIIITVYAGDVEKGPDVVAPLRALAEPIADLVDVMPYPAIYMFTEEATKPHRIAIRSEFTDEVSDEFIERSLELGRQAPGPLTAVQFRPLGGQLARVPAGATAFSHRDAGFMVTVLGMYVDPADGPAHDQWADAIAEHLRPLSRGVYSNFLGNEGENRTREAYNPETYARLVELKRKYDPQNIFHFNQNIRP; translated from the coding sequence TCAAGGCGTTCGCCGCGCGCATCGCCGGCGACGTCATCCTTCCCGAAGACGACGCATACGACGCCGCCCGCACCGTCTTCACCCTCGTCGACCGCCGCCCCGGCATCATCGTCCGCGTCGCCGACGCACCGGACGTCGCCGAGGCCGTGCGCTTCGCACGCGCGCAGGGCATGGAGATCGCCGTCCGCAGCGGCGGTCACAGCGTCATCGGCGCCGGCGTCGTCGATGACGCCGTCGTCATCGACATGTCCGGCCTCAAGAACTTCCGCATCGACCCGAAGAACGAGACCGTCTGGGTGCAGCCGGCCGTCACCACCGGCGACTTCGCGCCCGCGGCCGCCGAACTCGGCTTCGCCCTCACGACCGGCGACGCATCGACGGTCGGGCTCGGAGGCCTCACGCTCGGCGGCGGCATCGGCTGGCTCGTCCGCAAGCACGGCCTCACGATCGACCACCTGCTCGCCGCCGAAGTCGTCACCGCCGAAGGCGAGATCGTCCGCGCGACCGAAACGCAAAACGCCGACCTGTTCTGGGCGCTCCGCGGCGGCGGCGGCAACTTCGGCATCGTCACCGCCTTCGAGTTCCGTCTCGAGCGCCTGGCGATGATCTACGGCGGCGCCCTCGTGCTGCCTGCCACGCCCGAAGTGCTGCGCGGCTACCTGGACTACGCCCGCCACGCCCCCGACGAACTCACCACCATCACGATGGTCATGGGCGCGCCGCCGGCACCGTTCATCCCCGAAGACAAGGTCGGCGAGCTTTCGCTGATCATTATCACCGTCTACGCGGGCGACGTCGAAAAGGGCCCGGACGTCGTGGCGCCGCTGCGTGCGCTCGCCGAGCCGATCGCCGACCTCGTCGACGTCATGCCGTACCCGGCGATCTACATGTTCACCGAAGAAGCGACAAAGCCGCACCGCATCGCCATCCGCTCCGAGTTCACCGACGAGGTGAGCGACGAATTCATCGAGCGCTCGCTCGAACTTGGCCGCCAGGCGCCCGGCCCGCTCACCGCCGTGCAGTTCCGCCCGCTCGGCGGCCAGCTCGCGCGCGTCCCCGCCGGCGCCACCGCGTTCAGCCACCGCGATGCCGGCTTCATGGTCACCGTGCTCGGCATGTACGTCGATCCGGCGGACGGCCCAGCGCACGACCAGTGGGCCGACGCCATCGCGGAGCACCTGCGCCCGCTCTCTCGCGGCGTCTACTCCAACTTCCTCGGCAACGAAGGCGAAAACCGCACGCGCGAAGCCTACAACCCTGAGACCTACGCCCGCCTCGTCGAACTCAAGCGCAAGTACGACCCGCAAAACATCTTCCACTTCAACCAGAACATCAGGCCGTAG
- a CDS encoding ABC transporter permease translates to MATAIQTRTIDEVLREPAPGGPTGWIRNAWNFCRRKPLGGLGALIVVAMLFAAVFVDGSLLGIDGPLLAPQHYDDQTFGEENLDPSGDHFLGTDQFGRDIFSRILYGARISVIIGLGVVLIAGVGSLAIGTVSGYFSGWADTIIQRIVDIFLAIPPLILLIYGLSVFAGTAGPYTRMFWIITIVGIVLTASSIRVIRSAAIATANNPYVDAARTLGATDARVVFRHIVPNVIPVVIVLSSVQLGTAILAEAAISFLGLGIPEPFPSWGTMLSINGASQFRAYPLQAVWPGLAVAIAVWGFNMFGDALRDVLDPRLRGSR, encoded by the coding sequence ATGGCTACAGCGATCCAGACGCGGACGATCGACGAAGTACTGCGCGAACCGGCGCCCGGTGGGCCGACGGGGTGGATCCGGAACGCGTGGAATTTTTGCCGGCGCAAGCCGCTGGGCGGACTGGGTGCGTTGATCGTCGTGGCGATGCTGTTCGCGGCGGTCTTCGTCGACGGATCGCTGCTCGGGATCGACGGACCGCTGCTCGCGCCGCAGCACTACGACGACCAGACGTTCGGCGAGGAAAACCTGGACCCGTCGGGGGATCACTTCCTGGGAACGGACCAATTCGGGCGTGACATCTTCAGCCGCATCCTCTACGGCGCCAGGATCTCGGTGATCATCGGCCTCGGTGTCGTGCTGATCGCGGGCGTTGGATCGCTGGCGATCGGGACGGTTTCCGGCTATTTCAGCGGCTGGGCTGACACGATCATCCAGCGCATCGTCGACATCTTCCTGGCGATCCCGCCGCTGATCCTGCTGATTTACGGGCTCTCGGTGTTTGCGGGCACGGCGGGGCCCTATACGCGCATGTTCTGGATCATCACGATCGTTGGGATCGTGCTGACGGCCTCATCGATCCGTGTGATCAGGTCGGCGGCGATCGCCACGGCGAACAACCCATACGTCGACGCGGCGCGGACGTTGGGCGCAACGGACGCGCGGGTCGTGTTCCGCCATATTGTGCCGAACGTCATCCCGGTGGTGATCGTGCTTTCGAGCGTGCAGCTCGGCACGGCAATCCTGGCGGAGGCGGCGATCTCCTTCCTGGGGCTGGGCATCCCTGAGCCGTTCCCTTCGTGGGGGACGATGCTGAGCATCAACGGCGCTTCGCAGTTCCGCGCGTATCCGCTGCAGGCGGTATGGCCGGGGCTGGCGGTCGCGATCGCGGTGTGGGGGTTCAACATGTTCGGGGACGCGTTGCGGGACGTGTTGGATCCGCGGCTGCGGGGGTCGAGGTAG
- a CDS encoding ABC transporter permease: MRQYVFKRLLLAIPTLIGVSILVFFMLRILPGDVVQQVAGDNEVTPELRARIEADLGLDQPAYQEYFEWLGGVVTLDFGRSLRDRTPINDRLNDALPTTIEMAGLALIISLIIALPVGIISAIRQDKIIDYIARSVAIGALAVPTFWLATMIIVFSSNWYSWATPLPQEYRHFWDDPWANLQYMIFPFGNLIPLGPSVVLGISLSGTVMRLTRTQMLEVLRQDYVRTAWAKGLHERNIIVGHALKNALIPVVTVIGLQIPILVGGSVVVESIYNVPGIGQWFFASMIARDYTVVQAIALLTAVAVVLSNLLVDITYAYLDPRIRYS, encoded by the coding sequence ATGCGCCAATACGTTTTCAAGCGGCTGCTCCTGGCGATACCGACGCTGATCGGCGTATCGATCCTCGTCTTCTTCATGCTGCGGATCCTTCCCGGCGACGTGGTGCAGCAGGTGGCGGGGGACAACGAGGTCACGCCGGAACTCCGGGCGCGCATCGAAGCGGACCTGGGGCTCGACCAACCGGCGTACCAGGAATACTTCGAATGGCTGGGCGGCGTGGTAACGCTGGATTTCGGACGGTCGCTCCGTGACCGCACGCCGATCAACGACCGGCTGAACGACGCGCTGCCGACGACGATCGAGATGGCGGGGTTGGCGCTGATCATCTCGCTAATCATCGCGCTGCCCGTCGGCATCATCTCGGCGATCCGGCAGGACAAGATCATCGACTACATCGCGAGGAGCGTGGCGATCGGCGCGCTGGCAGTGCCGACGTTCTGGCTCGCGACGATGATCATCGTGTTTTCGTCCAACTGGTATAGCTGGGCGACGCCGTTGCCGCAGGAGTACCGGCATTTCTGGGATGATCCGTGGGCCAATTTACAGTACATGATCTTCCCGTTCGGCAACCTGATACCGCTGGGGCCTTCGGTGGTGCTGGGTATCAGCCTGTCGGGCACGGTGATGCGTCTGACGCGCACGCAGATGCTGGAAGTACTGCGGCAGGACTATGTGCGGACGGCGTGGGCGAAGGGGTTACACGAGCGGAACATCATCGTGGGGCACGCGCTGAAGAACGCGCTCATCCCGGTGGTGACGGTAATCGGGCTGCAGATCCCGATCCTGGTCGGCGGCAGCGTGGTCGTCGAGAGCATTTACAACGTGCCGGGCATCGGTCAGTGGTTCTTCGCCTCGATGATCGCGCGTGATTACACGGTGGTGCAGGCGATCGCGCTGCTCACGGCGGTAGCCGTCGTGCTTTCGAACCTGTTGGTGGACATCACCTATGCATATCTCGACCCGCGGATCAGGTACAGCTGA
- a CDS encoding ABC transporter substrate-binding protein, whose protein sequence is MATVGGASAGAIWLVGCGGDDDDDGGNGEASPGAGNGDEGAPVAGGTFRGTISSVLGKDPHKAATFLVHALGSYSYSRLMRFKTVVGELPEEEYYTTEPELANNVENPDELTYTFTIHPDATFHNVPPVNGRQVTADDVVYSFNRYREISPNKANLAMVDTVEASADKTQVTFKLSRPFGLFLNRMASFQDLWVMPQEFIEASETASEDSMLGSGPFMWDRFEPGVVIAWKKNPTYFEKDASGAALPYLDNINLAIITDQNQVLSQFAAKQLDSISVPPQLLDSVRSQASDAVFDQSLRNILSFMYFEPASYLADKPPFNDVRVRRAMSMAINRDGLLNRISAEGGEWPNIINAGFGRSWWLNPQGDDIGDSGQYYAYNLSEARAMFEAAGVPEITTNMHYSSTVYTTVVPYYDIVRGSLPAALAEAGVTVNPVGEDYAIYISKTFGRGEFEGMTFGLESVFSDVAAYWTNMFFPRDAGGGRNHSSVSDQTMVDRINAMLELQDVDELREANFDLQRYASEQMYYVPVVTPVEFGARQTRLKGNQNTTGPTTYAVGTEDQMLNWLEV, encoded by the coding sequence ATGGCTACGGTCGGAGGCGCATCCGCCGGCGCCATCTGGCTGGTGGGTTGTGGCGGAGACGATGATGACGACGGCGGCAACGGCGAAGCATCGCCGGGCGCTGGCAACGGCGATGAAGGGGCGCCGGTAGCGGGCGGGACGTTCCGCGGCACGATCTCGTCGGTGCTGGGGAAAGATCCGCACAAGGCGGCGACGTTCCTGGTGCACGCGTTGGGGTCGTACTCGTACAGCCGCTTGATGCGATTCAAGACGGTGGTCGGCGAGTTGCCGGAGGAGGAGTACTACACGACGGAGCCGGAACTGGCGAACAACGTCGAGAATCCGGACGAACTGACGTACACGTTCACGATCCATCCTGACGCGACGTTCCACAACGTGCCGCCGGTGAACGGACGGCAGGTGACGGCGGACGACGTCGTGTACTCGTTCAACCGCTATCGCGAGATCTCGCCGAACAAGGCGAACCTGGCGATGGTGGACACCGTCGAGGCTTCGGCGGACAAGACGCAGGTGACGTTCAAGTTGAGCCGGCCGTTCGGGCTGTTCTTGAACCGCATGGCATCGTTCCAGGACCTGTGGGTCATGCCGCAGGAGTTCATCGAGGCGAGCGAAACGGCGAGCGAAGACAGCATGCTCGGCTCGGGGCCGTTCATGTGGGACCGGTTCGAGCCGGGCGTCGTGATCGCGTGGAAGAAGAACCCGACGTACTTCGAGAAGGACGCGAGCGGCGCGGCGCTGCCGTACCTGGACAACATCAACCTGGCGATCATCACCGACCAGAACCAGGTGTTGTCGCAGTTCGCGGCGAAGCAGCTTGACTCGATCAGCGTGCCACCGCAGCTCTTGGACTCAGTGCGGAGCCAGGCTTCGGACGCGGTGTTCGACCAGTCGCTGCGCAACATTTTGAGCTTCATGTACTTCGAGCCGGCGAGTTACCTGGCGGACAAGCCGCCGTTCAACGACGTGCGCGTGCGACGCGCGATGTCGATGGCGATCAACCGCGACGGTCTGCTGAACCGCATCTCAGCCGAGGGCGGCGAGTGGCCGAACATCATCAACGCGGGGTTCGGCCGGAGCTGGTGGTTGAACCCGCAGGGCGACGACATCGGCGATTCGGGGCAGTACTACGCGTACAACCTCTCGGAAGCACGTGCGATGTTCGAGGCGGCGGGCGTGCCGGAGATCACGACGAACATGCACTACAGCAGCACCGTGTACACGACGGTGGTGCCGTACTACGACATCGTCCGGGGGTCGCTGCCGGCGGCGCTGGCGGAAGCCGGCGTGACGGTGAACCCGGTCGGCGAGGACTACGCGATCTACATCAGCAAGACGTTTGGCCGCGGCGAGTTCGAGGGCATGACATTTGGGCTGGAGTCGGTATTCAGCGACGTCGCGGCGTACTGGACGAACATGTTCTTCCCGCGCGATGCGGGCGGCGGACGCAACCACTCGAGCGTCAGCGACCAGACGATGGTGGACCGGATCAACGCGATGCTGGAGCTCCAGGACGTGGACGAGTTGCGCGAGGCGAACTTCGACCTGCAGCGATACGCATCTGAGCAGATGTACTACGTGCCGGTGGTGACGCCGGTGGAGTTCGGGGCGCGGCAGACGCGGTTGAAGGGCAACCAGAACACGACGGGGCCGACGACATACGCCGTCGGCACCGAGGATCAGATGCTGAACTGGCTCGAGGTCTAG
- a CDS encoding pyridoxamine 5'-phosphate oxidase family protein — MTVELTDEMVSALSSAFDDHAPCIVGTASGSGAPDVSYRGSVFAFDREHLAFWERAKGETLRNIEENSNVVVLYRNSATRQGWRFYGVAQILKDGELRQQIMERVHPLELAQDPDRTGYAVLMRIDRVRARSETIMERGEER; from the coding sequence GTGACGGTTGAGTTGACCGACGAGATGGTGAGCGCGTTGAGCAGTGCGTTTGACGATCACGCTCCGTGCATCGTCGGGACGGCGTCGGGGAGTGGCGCGCCGGACGTGTCGTATCGCGGGAGCGTGTTCGCGTTCGACCGCGAGCATCTGGCGTTCTGGGAGCGCGCGAAGGGCGAGACGCTGCGCAACATCGAGGAGAATTCAAACGTCGTGGTGTTGTATCGCAACTCTGCGACGCGGCAGGGTTGGCGGTTCTACGGGGTGGCGCAGATCCTGAAAGACGGCGAGCTCCGACAACAGATCATGGAGCGGGTGCATCCGCTCGAGTTAGCGCAGGACCCCGATCGCACGGGCTATGCGGTGTTGATGCGCATCGACCGGGTGCGTGCGCGAAGCGAGACGATCATGGAGCGGGGCGAGGAGCGTTGA
- a CDS encoding DUF192 domain-containing protein, producing MRTIVAMLLLFTCAVVACDGDDDGGAPTRTTADAASPPAGGATSPPGDGLPIIDLRYDGGTLRVEVATAPDDRAQGLGERDALADDAGMLFDLGESRVPGFWMKGMRFAIDMVWIGEDKTIAGVALDVQPQPGVADAELRRYSPDVPVRYVLEIKSGASLRLGLGAGERVEFELP from the coding sequence ATGCGGACGATCGTCGCGATGCTGTTGCTCTTTACATGCGCCGTCGTTGCTTGCGACGGCGATGATGACGGCGGCGCGCCGACGAGGACGACTGCTGATGCCGCGTCGCCGCCGGCGGGTGGTGCAACGTCACCGCCAGGCGATGGCCTGCCGATCATTGACCTGCGGTACGACGGCGGGACGCTCCGCGTCGAGGTGGCGACGGCGCCGGACGACCGCGCGCAGGGCCTCGGCGAGCGGGATGCGCTTGCAGACGACGCGGGCATGCTGTTTGACCTGGGCGAATCGCGAGTGCCGGGGTTCTGGATGAAGGGCATGCGCTTCGCGATCGACATGGTGTGGATCGGCGAGGACAAGACGATCGCGGGTGTGGCGTTGGACGTGCAGCCGCAGCCGGGGGTGGCGGATGCGGAGTTGCGTCGTTATTCGCCTGACGTGCCGGTGCGGTATGTGCTGGAGATCAAAAGCGGCGCGTCGCTTCGGCTGGGGTTGGGGGCGGGGGAGCGGGTGGAGTTTGAGTTGCCGTGA
- a CDS encoding O-antigen ligase family protein, protein MSDLAETRIAPARARRSPIARDAVLSAAAMLLAGAFVGYFLFTGMPALTFDVFPRTLTNHLVYAGAAIVYVVYLAVARRLPGGSPLDIPVLGFIAAYAIATVTSIDWRLSLEATLQLGAAVIVFYALADLPFLSARQLRRAVILVAAALSLYALWVVGNDYADYLRLVRDVEGLDAGNIFPPTVPRVHDVSDHPNVLAMVLVLMMPFIAHGALRGAALAERIVSAATLALAAMAIFLTLSRGGWLGVFAGVGFTVVGIWLTVRADQRERQGFEASWTNAVPRDISPTAIATLGGAAILAVGGTLAFLSSSTTRPGWLFRSSLSPREDAWESGLEMFADNPLFGSGPHTFGLLYPQYSGRFLVHTQHAHNGFLQLANDAGILGLLALLGMALAIVIMLAKTWREGSLDQRALAVACAGALIGFTVHNQLDAGNIWKAPAIALALVAAIIVRNYRERPQIETLESDQTAVARLRFTVPDPWPRYAMLVARASLLLLIMVPFIGWYRFDTAHHDHWLGADAANNGRFSEAIPHLQDAVNADSSMMVYQLDLGRAQANFCLQLFRCDQELLGPAIVHLERAAEIDPRSDIARANLARAYQLAGRDEDAAREAQITRLAANHVTPVLAVAEVYEDLGYEEEAVETYAQVLSMDASLAGSEFWEGSDFRRTHIDEILAASIIGLNPCASGTLAAEKMRSDPSAPAEDLDDLEDGCKLLALASPNDLTVRVALATILAAQDKPQEALEHLQFAVNRQPDFGSARTELGRWYAAAGNIEEAKRQWVRGVELEQAESVMLLGETYPEGEVPASLRDDLEDLLFSSSSSVRNDLISVLYYRVRYQRLSPVAAMIDGDWRFAVPRLYTEMEQTLARWTAAN, encoded by the coding sequence GTGAGCGATCTCGCGGAGACGCGCATTGCACCCGCGCGCGCCCGGCGTTCGCCGATCGCCCGCGACGCCGTCTTGAGCGCCGCCGCGATGCTCCTCGCTGGCGCCTTCGTCGGCTACTTCCTCTTCACCGGCATGCCCGCCCTCACGTTCGATGTCTTCCCCCGCACGCTGACGAATCACCTGGTCTACGCCGGCGCCGCGATCGTCTACGTCGTCTACCTCGCGGTCGCCCGCAGGCTCCCCGGCGGCAGCCCGCTCGATATTCCGGTGCTCGGCTTCATCGCCGCCTACGCCATCGCCACCGTGACCTCGATCGATTGGCGACTAAGCCTCGAAGCGACGCTGCAACTCGGCGCCGCGGTCATCGTCTTCTATGCGCTCGCCGATCTCCCGTTTCTGAGCGCCAGGCAACTCCGACGCGCCGTCATCCTCGTCGCCGCCGCGCTTTCGCTGTACGCGCTGTGGGTCGTCGGCAACGACTACGCCGATTACCTGCGCCTCGTCCGCGACGTCGAAGGGCTCGATGCCGGCAACATCTTTCCGCCCACCGTCCCCCGCGTCCACGATGTCAGCGACCACCCGAACGTCCTCGCGATGGTCCTCGTGCTGATGATGCCCTTCATCGCCCACGGCGCCTTGCGCGGCGCCGCGCTCGCCGAACGCATCGTCTCCGCCGCAACGCTTGCGCTCGCCGCCATGGCGATTTTCCTGACCCTGTCGCGCGGCGGCTGGCTCGGCGTCTTCGCCGGCGTCGGCTTCACCGTGGTCGGCATCTGGCTGACGGTGCGCGCCGATCAGCGTGAGCGCCAGGGCTTCGAGGCGTCGTGGACCAACGCAGTCCCGCGCGATATCAGCCCCACCGCGATCGCCACGCTTGGCGGCGCTGCGATACTCGCCGTCGGCGGCACCCTCGCCTTCCTCTCCAGTTCGACGACGCGCCCCGGCTGGCTCTTCCGCAGTTCCCTCTCGCCCCGCGAAGACGCCTGGGAATCCGGCCTCGAAATGTTCGCCGACAATCCGCTCTTCGGATCCGGCCCGCACACGTTCGGACTGCTCTACCCGCAGTACAGCGGCCGCTTCCTCGTCCATACGCAGCACGCGCACAACGGCTTCCTCCAGCTCGCCAACGACGCCGGCATCCTCGGCCTGCTCGCGCTGCTCGGCATGGCGCTGGCGATCGTCATCATGCTCGCGAAGACCTGGCGCGAAGGTTCCCTCGATCAACGCGCGCTGGCGGTCGCCTGCGCCGGCGCGCTGATCGGCTTCACCGTCCACAATCAGCTCGACGCGGGAAACATCTGGAAGGCGCCCGCGATCGCGCTCGCGCTTGTCGCCGCGATCATCGTCCGCAACTACCGCGAACGCCCGCAAATTGAAACGCTCGAATCCGATCAGACCGCAGTAGCTAGGCTACGGTTCACCGTTCCCGATCCTTGGCCGCGATACGCCATGCTCGTCGCACGCGCATCTCTTCTCCTTTTAATAATGGTGCCCTTTATCGGCTGGTACCGCTTCGATACCGCGCACCACGATCACTGGCTCGGCGCCGACGCCGCGAACAACGGCCGCTTCAGCGAGGCCATCCCTCATCTACAGGACGCGGTCAACGCCGACTCTTCGATGATGGTCTACCAACTCGATCTCGGCCGCGCGCAGGCGAACTTCTGTCTGCAGCTCTTTCGCTGCGACCAAGAACTGCTCGGACCGGCGATCGTCCACCTCGAACGCGCCGCCGAGATCGACCCGCGCAGCGACATCGCCCGCGCCAACCTCGCCCGCGCCTATCAGCTCGCCGGCCGCGACGAAGACGCCGCCCGCGAAGCGCAGATCACGCGCCTTGCCGCCAACCACGTCACGCCGGTCCTCGCCGTCGCCGAGGTCTACGAGGATCTGGGCTACGAAGAAGAGGCGGTCGAAACCTACGCCCAGGTGCTCAGCATGGATGCCAGCCTCGCCGGCTCGGAGTTCTGGGAAGGCTCCGACTTCCGCCGCACCCACATCGACGAGATCCTCGCGGCATCGATCATCGGGCTCAATCCATGCGCCAGCGGCACCCTCGCCGCCGAAAAGATGCGCAGCGACCCGTCGGCGCCCGCCGAAGATCTCGACGACCTCGAAGACGGCTGCAAGCTGCTCGCCCTCGCATCGCCGAACGACCTCACCGTCCGTGTCGCCCTCGCGACGATCCTCGCCGCCCAGGACAAACCGCAGGAAGCGCTCGAGCATCTGCAGTTCGCCGTCAACCGCCAGCCCGATTTCGGGTCCGCGCGCACCGAACTCGGCCGTTGGTACGCCGCCGCTGGCAACATCGAGGAAGCGAAACGCCAGTGGGTCCGCGGCGTCGAACTCGAGCAGGCCGAGTCGGTCATGCTCCTCGGCGAGACCTACCCCGAGGGCGAAGTGCCGGCATCACTGCGCGACGACCTCGAGGATCTGCTCTTCAGTTCCAGCAGCAGCGTCCGCAACGACCTCATCTCCGTGCTCTACTACCGCGTGCGATACCAGCGCCTCTCCCCCGTCGCCGCCATGATCGATGGCGATTGGCGCTTCGCCGTCCCCCGCCTCTACACAGAGATGGAACAAACCCTCGCCCGCTGGACCGCCGCCAATTAG
- a CDS encoding glycoside hydrolase family 15 protein, with protein MTRTGAQRYPDIGEYALIGDSRASALVSLDGSIDWMCLPYPASPSVFGRLLDWDRGGYWRIAPDMPYESRRRYIDDTNILETTFTTEAGAVRLVDFMPAQTEDAKAHALEPLRAVFRFVECDGGRVPMRIDYVPRPSYSSGSIQLRARTAYDITAERGRNVMHLRSDVRLDASRRDARGRFDVVPGERLRFSIAYSLGEPAVVLSDNYADEAYKQTLLYWEAWSGRCTYDGPYRNDLLRSALVLKLLTYAPSGAIVAAPTTSLPEEIGGERNWDYRYCWIRDSALTAREFLAIGFDDEVEAYLGWLLHATHLTAPKLDPLYTAYGEAHVPERELKEFEGYRGSRPVRIGNLASKQRQLDVYGELIEACHVYLSSMDGRIDRDEAAFVSSIADYVAEIWREPDNGIWEQRVEPRHYVHSKVMAWDGLTHACMLVREGRIKGDVAKWEREAHEIRDLVMKRGYNEQAGAFTQILDGEGLDAAVLKLPLVGFIDGADPRMTSTIDAIREQLTVDGLLRRYTAQDGLKGEEGGFLACEFWLVAALAAAGRIDEARAAYENAMRAANDVRLLSEEYDARTGTTLGNFPQGLSHIAQITAVLAISRAERGEVAHGRPWPVSK; from the coding sequence GTGACCCGAACGGGCGCCCAGCGCTACCCGGACATCGGCGAATACGCCCTGATCGGCGACTCGCGGGCATCTGCGCTCGTTTCGCTGGATGGATCGATCGACTGGATGTGCCTGCCCTACCCGGCGAGCCCGTCGGTGTTCGGGCGGTTGTTGGACTGGGACCGTGGCGGCTACTGGCGGATCGCGCCGGACATGCCGTACGAGTCTCGCCGCAGGTACATCGACGACACCAACATCCTCGAGACGACGTTCACGACGGAAGCAGGCGCGGTGCGGCTGGTTGACTTCATGCCGGCGCAGACGGAAGACGCAAAGGCGCATGCGCTGGAGCCGCTGCGGGCGGTGTTTCGGTTCGTGGAGTGCGACGGCGGTCGCGTACCGATGCGCATCGACTACGTGCCGCGGCCGTCGTACAGCAGCGGGTCGATCCAACTGCGGGCGCGCACGGCGTATGACATCACGGCGGAGCGCGGGCGCAACGTGATGCACCTGCGCAGCGACGTGCGGCTGGATGCGTCGCGCCGTGATGCGCGCGGGCGCTTCGACGTGGTGCCGGGGGAGCGGCTGCGCTTCTCGATCGCGTACTCGCTCGGCGAGCCCGCGGTCGTGCTATCCGATAATTATGCGGACGAAGCGTACAAGCAGACGCTCCTGTACTGGGAAGCGTGGTCTGGGCGGTGCACGTACGACGGTCCGTACCGTAACGACCTGCTGCGCAGCGCGCTCGTGCTGAAGCTCCTGACGTACGCGCCGTCGGGAGCGATCGTGGCGGCGCCGACGACTTCGTTACCGGAGGAGATCGGCGGCGAGCGCAACTGGGATTACCGGTACTGCTGGATCCGCGACTCCGCGTTGACGGCGCGGGAGTTCCTGGCGATCGGGTTCGATGACGAAGTGGAGGCGTACCTCGGCTGGCTGCTGCACGCGACGCACCTGACAGCGCCGAAGCTCGATCCGCTGTACACCGCGTATGGCGAGGCGCACGTGCCGGAGCGCGAACTGAAGGAGTTCGAGGGGTATCGCGGTTCGCGCCCGGTGCGCATCGGCAACCTTGCTTCGAAGCAACGGCAGCTCGACGTCTACGGCGAGCTGATCGAGGCGTGCCACGTGTATCTATCATCGATGGACGGCAGGATCGACCGCGATGAGGCGGCGTTCGTGTCGAGCATTGCCGATTACGTCGCGGAGATCTGGCGGGAACCGGACAACGGCATCTGGGAGCAGCGCGTCGAGCCGCGCCACTACGTGCATTCGAAGGTGATGGCGTGGGACGGGCTGACGCACGCCTGCATGCTGGTGCGCGAGGGCAGGATCAAGGGTGACGTCGCCAAGTGGGAGCGAGAAGCGCACGAGATCCGCGACCTGGTGATGAAGCGCGGCTACAACGAGCAGGCCGGCGCGTTCACGCAGATCCTCGACGGCGAAGGGCTCGATGCCGCCGTGCTAAAGCTACCGCTGGTGGGATTCATCGACGGGGCGGATCCGCGGATGACGTCCACGATCGATGCGATCCGGGAGCAGCTTACCGTCGACGGTTTGCTGCGACGGTACACCGCGCAAGATGGCCTGAAGGGCGAAGAGGGCGGGTTCCTGGCGTGCGAGTTCTGGCTCGTCGCGGCGCTCGCGGCGGCGGGGCGCATCGACGAAGCGCGTGCAGCGTATGAGAACGCCATGCGTGCTGCGAACGACGTGCGGCTGCTCTCGGAAGAGTACGACGCGCGCACCGGCACGACGCTGGGCAACTTTCCGCAAGGGCTGAGCCACATCGCGCAGATCACGGCGGTGCTAGCGATCTCGCGAGCCGAGCGCGGCGAGGTCGCTCACGGGCGACCCTGGCCGGTGTCCAAGTAG